A window of Paenibacillus sp. 19GGS1-52 contains these coding sequences:
- a CDS encoding Gfo/Idh/MocA family oxidoreductase — translation MTTDNAYKVKWGILSTGWIAHQFVTDLAHASNGVAYAVGSRTQESADEFAKNHGVPVAYATYEELVNDPEVDAVYIGTPHPFHKDNVLLALRAGKAVLCEKPFTVNSGELEEIVAYAREQKLFLMEAMWARCIPAIIKIKEWLAAGRIGDVRLIKADLGFRSEWNPEGRLLNPKLGGGALLDVGIYPISFASMIFGPNPESISSTVHIGETGVDEHFSLLLSYGGGRTASLNGGIRLNLQEDAQIYGTEGRIVLPENVVNPRSAVLYVGDKIVETFEDDRLSIGYAFEAEEVGRCLQAGLTESSAITLDESLAIMKLLDQIRASWGLTYPGELEMPR, via the coding sequence ATGACTACGGATAACGCTTACAAGGTAAAATGGGGTATCCTCAGCACCGGCTGGATCGCCCATCAATTCGTAACGGATCTGGCACACGCCAGCAACGGTGTGGCTTATGCAGTGGGATCACGCACTCAGGAAAGTGCTGATGAATTTGCCAAGAATCACGGAGTCCCCGTTGCTTATGCAACCTATGAGGAATTAGTGAATGATCCGGAAGTGGATGCTGTCTATATCGGGACACCCCATCCCTTCCATAAAGATAATGTGCTGCTGGCGCTGCGTGCTGGCAAGGCCGTGTTATGTGAGAAGCCCTTCACCGTCAATAGCGGAGAGCTCGAAGAGATTGTTGCCTACGCTCGTGAGCAAAAGCTCTTCTTGATGGAAGCCATGTGGGCGCGCTGCATCCCGGCTATTATCAAGATTAAAGAGTGGTTGGCCGCAGGCCGGATAGGTGATGTTCGTTTGATAAAAGCCGACTTAGGCTTCCGTTCGGAGTGGAATCCGGAAGGCAGATTGCTTAATCCTAAGCTTGGAGGCGGTGCGCTGCTGGATGTCGGCATCTATCCCATTTCCTTTGCTTCTATGATTTTCGGGCCAAATCCAGAGTCTATATCCAGTACAGTACATATTGGTGAGACCGGAGTGGACGAGCACTTCTCGCTATTGTTATCCTACGGCGGAGGCAGAACAGCGTCGCTGAACGGTGGCATACGGCTGAATCTGCAAGAGGACGCTCAGATCTACGGTACAGAGGGTCGTATTGTTCTTCCTGAGAATGTAGTGAATCCGAGATCGGCCGTGCTTTATGTGGGGGATAAGATCGTGGAGACTTTTGAAGATGACCGCTTATCCATCGGGTATGCCTTTGAAGCTGAGGAAGTTGGACGTTGTCTGCAGGCCGGACTTACCGAAAGTTCAGCCATCACGCTCGATGAGTCCCTGGCGATCATGAAGCTGCTGGATCAAATTCGTGCCTCATGGGGACTCACCTATCCTGGTGAATTGGAGATGCCTAGATGA
- a CDS encoding acyltransferase yields MSARLIIRSGSLYGKEEIKLMSKIQLGSTRLTGADGVRAIACLSVILHHLSQRLVMPAQKPWLQEVQSVFLLGNSGVSLFFLLSGFLLSFPFWSAYLGNEPYPSIRTYAVRRAARIMPGFYVSFLVCLLLVWRLDIPTEFLWRRIITGFTFTSGFHYTTFFPSDLNGPFWSISFEVFSYILMPLFMILLFMLSKRRSFGKAILFWVIVFGLVLVANALIYQWFTPSEQDRGWDYGLIGGAKFWMPNYNPVGFFGHFSIGILAAGVTTVIMQRGAAIERLRKLGLFDAVGAVALGLAGLLIWRMRHQGEFDFSLQKQPYYFPAYAILFGVVLLSAPFSVILGRLLDNRFFRFTAKISFGLYIWHYLFITLIEKYGIKDYHYSGIRDVWRWLGISISVVAISYVAATISYYVIEQPFINWSKGKPFFRRKRAEIQSGTAA; encoded by the coding sequence TTGTCTGCGCGGTTGATCATCCGTTCGGGTAGTTTATACGGAAAAGAGGAAATTAAGCTGATGTCAAAGATTCAGTTGGGCAGTACTCGATTAACAGGAGCGGATGGCGTTCGTGCGATCGCTTGCCTGTCCGTCATCCTGCATCATTTGTCTCAACGACTGGTGATGCCTGCACAAAAGCCTTGGCTTCAAGAAGTGCAGTCGGTTTTCTTGCTTGGGAACAGCGGGGTCAGCTTGTTTTTCTTGTTAAGCGGATTTTTGTTGTCGTTCCCCTTTTGGAGCGCTTATTTGGGAAATGAGCCTTATCCGAGTATCCGAACGTATGCTGTGCGTCGCGCTGCAAGAATTATGCCCGGTTTCTATGTTTCATTCTTGGTTTGTCTGTTGCTTGTATGGAGGCTGGACATTCCTACGGAGTTCTTATGGCGGCGAATCATAACGGGTTTCACGTTTACATCGGGCTTCCACTATACAACTTTTTTTCCGTCAGATTTGAATGGGCCATTCTGGTCGATCAGCTTCGAGGTATTTTCTTACATACTTATGCCTTTGTTTATGATTTTATTGTTTATGCTCAGTAAAAGGCGTTCATTCGGAAAGGCGATCTTGTTCTGGGTCATCGTGTTCGGATTGGTGCTTGTTGCAAACGCTCTCATCTATCAGTGGTTTACGCCAAGCGAGCAGGACCGGGGCTGGGATTATGGTCTGATTGGCGGTGCGAAATTCTGGATGCCGAATTACAATCCCGTCGGATTCTTCGGCCACTTCTCAATCGGTATCCTGGCGGCGGGCGTAACAACCGTGATCATGCAGCGCGGCGCTGCAATCGAACGGTTGCGCAAGCTCGGGCTGTTCGACGCCGTCGGGGCAGTTGCTTTGGGTCTTGCCGGCTTGCTGATCTGGCGTATGCGCCACCAGGGCGAATTCGACTTCAGCCTCCAGAAGCAGCCATACTACTTCCCGGCTTATGCTATTTTGTTCGGAGTGGTGCTGCTGTCGGCACCGTTCAGCGTGATATTAGGGCGTTTGCTGGATAACCGCTTTTTCCGGTTTACCGCGAAAATTTCGTTCGGCCTGTATATTTGGCATTATTTGTTCATTACGTTAATCGAAAAGTACGGTATCAAGGATTATCACTATTCCGGGATTAGGGACGTGTGGCGATGGCTCGGCATCAGTATATCCGTCGTCGCCATCTCGTATGTAGCAGCGACGATCTCTTATTATGTCATAGAGCAGCCGTTCATCAATTGGTCGAAGGGCAAGCCGTTCTTTCGGCGCAAGCGGGCGGAAATACAGTCGGGTACAGCCGCATAA
- a CDS encoding DUF1273 domain-containing protein has translation MTTLLVTGYRAHELGIFDNKHLGIPYIKKALANRLIPLVEDGVEWIITPGQYGVDLWACEVVLELKQKYPELKLGIITAHAAPEEKWKEEKQNEYRRIVAGADYYGAVSNAPYDGSWQFRARDDLLFRKSDGILLFYDEDAAEGSPKFFKARALKLHTESDYGLYLIHSDEIQNIADEENQRGYE, from the coding sequence ATGACAACCTTACTAGTAACAGGCTATCGTGCGCATGAGCTCGGTATTTTTGATAATAAGCACTTGGGTATTCCCTATATAAAAAAAGCACTAGCGAACAGGTTGATCCCGCTTGTGGAGGACGGAGTGGAGTGGATCATTACGCCTGGCCAATATGGCGTAGATCTTTGGGCCTGCGAGGTGGTGCTTGAGCTAAAGCAGAAGTATCCTGAGCTTAAGCTGGGCATCATTACAGCCCACGCAGCGCCGGAGGAGAAGTGGAAGGAAGAGAAGCAGAACGAATACCGGCGTATTGTTGCTGGCGCAGACTACTACGGAGCGGTTAGCAATGCGCCCTATGACGGCAGCTGGCAGTTCCGGGCCAGAGATGATTTGCTGTTTCGCAAAAGCGACGGTATTTTACTCTTTTATGATGAGGATGCTGCGGAAGGAAGCCCGAAATTCTTTAAGGCCAGAGCGTTGAAGCTGCATACGGAGAGTGACTACGGCCTCTATTTAATTCATTCGGATGAGATTCAGAACATTGCCGATGAAGAGAATCAACGAGGGTATGAGTAG
- a CDS encoding HAMP domain-containing sensor histidine kinase, whose amino-acid sequence MDNLKKRTSILSYWTVRYLLIISVGLLLTALTTFWWIQQEAMDNRMQTTGLLAQEIADRSVSANGTIEISQNLGKLIEDRKRFFKLTVEMCVIITDKQGQMLYSMPPLTENQMRLKIKDSLSDSRNSEYKGAVAPIKADNAVLGQVIVMQSKKSLRHIPQDEIIFFSIILLFLIILSWLTIYLLSRKLAKPIQRVAAAAVQISSGQYNIGLEKGAKEREIHELIVSFQEMAGKLQQFEQSRAVMLAGVSHELKTPVTSIKGLVLAVREGVVEGEEAEEFLDIALLEVGRLQHMVADLLDYNALTAGIVSVRHDRLDAVPLLAEIVYQWKLTQDDDICEPILLMPQKPLFVRGDPLRIQQIMVNLLNNSVQAKAQGKKVELTIELLETIGEQATIRVTDNGIGITPSNRELVFVAFFRSNGKNTTLRGLGLGLTFSRLLAECMGGSLHLGDNPEQGCCIVLTLPLE is encoded by the coding sequence ATGGACAACCTAAAGAAGCGAACCTCTATCCTCTCCTACTGGACGGTTAGATACCTGCTGATCATCAGTGTTGGTCTGCTGCTCACTGCGCTGACTACCTTCTGGTGGATTCAGCAGGAAGCGATGGATAACCGCATGCAGACCACCGGCCTCTTGGCGCAGGAGATTGCCGACCGCAGTGTTAGCGCGAATGGCACGATTGAGATCAGCCAGAATCTGGGGAAGCTCATTGAGGACCGGAAGCGGTTCTTCAAATTAACGGTAGAAATGTGCGTCATTATTACAGATAAGCAGGGACAAATGCTGTACTCTATGCCGCCGCTGACTGAGAACCAAATGCGGTTGAAGATTAAAGACAGCTTGAGTGATTCCCGTAACTCGGAGTACAAGGGGGCCGTCGCCCCTATCAAAGCGGATAATGCGGTATTAGGCCAGGTTATCGTTATGCAATCCAAGAAATCGCTGCGCCATATCCCGCAGGACGAAATCATCTTCTTCTCGATCATCCTGCTATTTCTGATCATCCTGAGCTGGCTGACCATCTACCTCTTATCCCGAAAACTCGCCAAGCCTATTCAAAGAGTGGCGGCGGCAGCCGTCCAGATCAGCAGTGGCCAATATAACATCGGGCTGGAAAAAGGAGCCAAGGAGCGGGAAATTCATGAGCTTATCGTCTCCTTTCAGGAAATGGCGGGCAAATTACAGCAATTCGAGCAGTCCCGGGCTGTCATGCTGGCCGGCGTATCTCATGAGCTAAAGACTCCGGTAACTTCCATCAAAGGTCTCGTGCTTGCCGTTCGTGAAGGTGTCGTCGAAGGAGAGGAAGCTGAAGAATTCCTCGATATCGCTCTGCTGGAGGTGGGCAGGCTACAGCATATGGTTGCAGATCTACTGGATTACAACGCCCTCACGGCCGGCATAGTATCCGTCCGCCACGATAGGCTGGATGCTGTTCCGCTGCTCGCGGAGATTGTCTATCAATGGAAGCTGACACAGGATGATGATATCTGTGAACCTATCCTGCTAATGCCGCAGAAGCCCCTATTTGTCCGGGGAGATCCGCTGCGTATTCAGCAAATCATGGTCAATTTGCTGAACAACAGCGTGCAGGCGAAGGCGCAAGGCAAGAAGGTAGAGCTTACCATCGAATTGCTTGAAACCATCGGGGAACAAGCAACCATCCGGGTCACTGATAATGGAATTGGGATCACACCTAGTAACCGGGAGCTTGTGTTTGTTGCTTTCTTTCGCAGCAACGGCAAGAATACTACCCTGCGTGGACTGGGACTGGGTCTTACCTTCAGCCGCCTGCTGGCCGAATGTATGGGCGGAAGCCTCCATCTTGGGGACAACCCGGAGCAGGGCTGCTGTATTGTTCTAACTTTGCCACTTGAGTAA
- a CDS encoding YceI family protein, translating to MKKKTIAMIAAGVIIVGVISGYTWLNKSMGNNVEIESVIPTQTPGTEAADTPAATNASTDTAGGAAVTAEQLNGDWTIADTSKVYWSVTTSQETVNFVDNSVKGSWKVNLDDITTMTGEGTVDMSALDSGNGQRDEHVKGDDFLAVAANPTSTFVVKSFSELPAEWTEGTAVPVEMQGTLTVKGIAKDVTFAAKAAYSGGQLLLSGTTTVTFADFGMTSPHSIVLDAENNLLVSLELVLTK from the coding sequence ATGAAGAAAAAAACAATAGCCATGATCGCTGCCGGAGTAATTATCGTAGGAGTCATTTCAGGTTATACATGGCTTAATAAGTCTATGGGGAATAATGTTGAGATCGAATCCGTGATTCCTACGCAGACACCAGGGACAGAAGCCGCAGACACGCCAGCCGCTACGAACGCTAGTACAGACACGGCGGGGGGTGCGGCGGTTACAGCAGAGCAATTAAATGGAGACTGGACGATTGCCGACACTTCTAAAGTATATTGGTCCGTAACGACCTCGCAGGAAACCGTGAACTTTGTAGACAATTCAGTTAAAGGCAGCTGGAAAGTGAATCTGGACGATATCACCACGATGACAGGAGAAGGAACCGTGGATATGAGCGCGCTGGATTCCGGCAACGGCCAAAGAGACGAGCATGTAAAAGGAGACGATTTTCTGGCGGTTGCCGCTAATCCCACTTCTACCTTCGTGGTGAAGTCGTTCTCTGAGTTGCCTGCTGAATGGACAGAAGGAACCGCAGTACCGGTTGAAATGCAGGGGACACTCACCGTAAAAGGAATTGCAAAGGACGTTACCTTTGCTGCTAAAGCTGCTTATAGTGGTGGCCAGCTGCTGCTGTCAGGAACGACGACTGTAACCTTTGCCGATTTCGGGATGACTAGCCCGCACTCTATTGTGCTGGATGCAGAGAATAATCTACTGGTAAGCTTGGAGCTTGTGCTGACGAAATAA
- a CDS encoding amidase family protein — translation MSFEIVEATIPEIQAALEAGEITSHQLVLMYLERIADHDKNGLTINSVLEINPDALFIAESLDVERSLQGPRGPMHGIPVLVKDNINTGDKMHTSAGSLALANSFAVEDAFIVTRLREAGAIIMGKANMTEFANFMTNGMPSGFSSRGGQVLNPYNISTPTGGSSAGSAVAVACNFCTVSVGTETSGSILNPGNLGSVIGIKPTVGMISRSGILPLSNTQDTAGPMARTVHDAVLLLNAMLGKDSSDAAMGTSVGRLHEDYTVFLDENGLKGARIGIPRDYYFEELTEEQLALFNASVEQMRAQGAIIIDPADIRTAREISYSSVVLNEFKISLNAYLSRLGPGAPMRTLRDIIDFNHTRPMETLKYGQVTLMDAEYATSGTLTDPQYLRDRATDLKLCKEQGIDAVMKEHNLDALLFPADFGARITSRAGYPSIVVPSGYTAAGAPFGVTFSAQAYQEPLLIKLAYAFEQYTKVRKAPSLQSFI, via the coding sequence ATGAGTTTTGAAATCGTAGAAGCGACGATACCGGAGATTCAGGCTGCTTTGGAGGCCGGTGAGATTACGTCACATCAATTAGTCCTTATGTATCTCGAACGCATAGCTGACCATGATAAGAACGGTCTTACTATCAACTCTGTGCTGGAAATCAACCCTGATGCCCTGTTTATCGCAGAGTCCCTGGATGTGGAACGTTCATTGCAAGGGCCCCGGGGGCCCATGCATGGTATACCCGTATTAGTGAAGGACAATATTAATACAGGGGATAAAATGCATACCAGTGCGGGATCGCTGGCCTTGGCGAATTCTTTTGCCGTAGAGGATGCGTTCATAGTTACCCGCCTGCGAGAGGCCGGAGCGATCATCATGGGCAAAGCCAACATGACCGAGTTCGCCAATTTCATGACCAACGGCATGCCTTCCGGCTTCAGCTCACGTGGGGGACAAGTACTAAATCCTTATAATATATCAACACCGACAGGTGGCTCCAGTGCCGGTTCAGCAGTAGCTGTAGCTTGCAACTTCTGTACAGTATCCGTTGGAACGGAAACCTCCGGCTCTATCCTGAATCCCGGCAATCTAGGTTCTGTCATTGGAATTAAACCTACAGTAGGCATGATTAGCCGCTCAGGCATCCTTCCGCTCTCCAATACACAAGACACCGCAGGCCCGATGGCCCGAACGGTTCACGATGCGGTACTGCTGCTAAACGCCATGCTCGGCAAAGACAGCAGCGATGCTGCCATGGGCACAAGCGTAGGCAGGCTGCATGAGGATTACACCGTCTTCCTGGATGAGAACGGACTTAAGGGCGCTCGAATTGGCATCCCGCGTGATTATTATTTCGAGGAACTAACCGAAGAACAGCTGGCTCTCTTCAATGCTTCCGTGGAACAGATGAGAGCACAAGGTGCGATCATCATTGACCCCGCCGATATCCGGACAGCACGTGAGATCAGTTATTCCTCCGTGGTGCTGAACGAATTCAAAATCTCCCTGAATGCCTACTTATCACGGTTAGGCCCGGGAGCACCGATGCGGACGTTAAGAGACATTATTGATTTCAATCATACCCGCCCCATGGAGACGCTAAAATATGGCCAGGTTACGCTCATGGATGCCGAATATGCTACTTCCGGCACACTAACCGATCCGCAATACCTGCGTGACCGCGCCACCGACTTGAAACTGTGCAAGGAGCAGGGAATTGACGCAGTCATGAAGGAGCATAACCTTGACGCTCTGCTATTCCCGGCTGATTTCGGAGCCAGAATTACCTCCCGGGCCGGTTATCCGTCGATCGTAGTCCCTTCAGGTTACACTGCTGCTGGCGCACCCTTCGGCGTTACCTTCTCGGCACAGGCTTACCAGGAACCGTTGCTGATTAAGCTGGCTTATGCCTTTGAGCAGTACACCAAGGTTCGTAAGGCACCTTCACTGCAGAGTTTCATCTGA
- a CDS encoding (deoxy)nucleoside triphosphate pyrophosphohydrolase has product MNSLIEVAAAIIHNGEGQLLIARRRLGKSQEGLWEFPGGKVEAGESIPDCLQRELQEEMGITIIPYEAFGTNEHSYGKIQIRLIAWHAEYRGGEIKLLDHDDYRWVYPGELGAFVFAAADIPFVEQLLQESYQ; this is encoded by the coding sequence GTGAATTCCCTGATAGAAGTAGCGGCAGCAATTATACATAATGGTGAAGGACAGCTATTGATCGCTCGGCGGCGATTGGGTAAGTCGCAAGAAGGCTTGTGGGAATTTCCCGGGGGCAAGGTAGAAGCGGGTGAAAGTATCCCTGATTGTCTGCAAAGAGAGTTGCAGGAGGAGATGGGCATCACAATTATTCCTTACGAGGCCTTTGGGACGAATGAGCATAGCTATGGCAAGATACAGATCAGGCTGATTGCCTGGCACGCCGAATATCGCGGTGGAGAAATCAAACTGCTGGATCACGATGATTACCGCTGGGTGTACCCGGGCGAATTGGGAGCGTTTGTGTTTGCGGCGGCGGACATCCCTTTTGTAGAACAACTGCTGCAGGAATCTTATCAATAG
- a CDS encoding GNAT family N-acetyltransferase yields the protein MILINDDLVIRDYVAADCQTLSAIIRENLIHINSRDYCEEIIHNMYRTFTPDHISNLSKIREIYVAVKDTIIVGTASLDKDTIYTLFIDINHHNKGIGREFIHFIERIAVDSGVTTVKLPSSITAQGFYEKLGYEAIDIVDSAEYGRDIIMIKILV from the coding sequence GTGATTCTTATAAATGACGATTTAGTTATTAGAGACTATGTTGCGGCGGACTGCCAAACCTTATCGGCTATTATTAGAGAGAATCTGATCCATATAAATAGCAGAGATTATTGTGAAGAGATCATACACAATATGTATAGAACTTTTACTCCAGACCACATTTCTAATCTTTCCAAAATAAGAGAAATATATGTTGCTGTTAAGGATACCATTATTGTCGGTACTGCGAGTCTTGATAAAGATACTATATATACTCTTTTTATTGATATAAATCACCACAATAAAGGGATTGGACGAGAATTCATTCATTTCATTGAACGAATCGCAGTGGATTCAGGAGTAACAACAGTTAAACTTCCCAGCAGCATAACTGCCCAGGGCTTTTATGAGAAGCTTGGCTATGAGGCAATTGATATTGTTGATTCAGCTGAGTATGGCAGGGATATTATCATGATAAAGATTTTAGTATAA
- a CDS encoding DUF1648 domain-containing protein, with protein MFKSKPTLMICCLVAIFPFILYIYLYPSMPDIVPIHYTGSIADRFVMKSSFEVVLLSGIGVLGCIIMKLLQVLLRKVFLRSYIENLAVVSRIWNAATMFVTLVLAAISIYALMSMV; from the coding sequence ATGTTCAAAAGCAAACCCACGTTGATGATATGCTGTCTGGTTGCGATCTTCCCTTTTATACTCTACATATATCTGTACCCTAGCATGCCAGACATTGTTCCGATCCATTATACAGGGTCTATAGCAGATAGGTTTGTTATGAAATCGAGCTTTGAGGTTGTTCTACTGAGTGGAATCGGAGTGTTAGGATGTATCATTATGAAGCTGCTGCAGGTGCTCCTGCGCAAGGTTTTTTTGCGTAGCTATATTGAGAATCTTGCCGTGGTAAGTCGTATATGGAATGCAGCAACGATGTTCGTAACCCTAGTACTCGCGGCCATTAGTATCTATGCATTGATGAGCATGGTTTAA
- a CDS encoding nucleoside triphosphate pyrophosphohydrolase, with translation MPTYQKLVRDGIPGIIAAQGKALRTRILDTEEYIEQLRIKLKEETAEYFAADSDEEALEELADMLEVILALALTHGCEGSSLERIRADKAARRGGFMERIFLLDVADELQV, from the coding sequence ATGCCTACCTATCAGAAGCTGGTGCGTGACGGGATTCCAGGAATAATTGCGGCACAAGGAAAAGCACTCAGAACAAGGATACTGGATACCGAAGAATATATAGAGCAGCTGCGTATAAAATTAAAGGAAGAAACGGCGGAATATTTCGCGGCGGACAGCGATGAAGAAGCGCTTGAGGAACTAGCGGATATGCTGGAAGTGATCCTGGCATTAGCGTTGACACACGGGTGTGAGGGCAGTTCACTAGAACGGATTCGTGCAGACAAAGCAGCGCGGCGCGGTGGTTTTATGGAAAGAATATTTCTGCTGGATGTGGCGGATGAGCTACAGGTGTAG
- a CDS encoding VOC family protein — protein MDNGILGTQVITQIGIIVNDIEKVSASYAKFFGIEQPQWFWTDTVDLAQTEFNGELSEARAKLAFFDCGQLQIELIEPDHNPSTWREFLDKEGEGVHHIAFSIKGMKEKIELLHSKNMPLIQKGEFTGGRYAYIDTFSELKVLTELLENDK, from the coding sequence ATGGACAATGGTATATTAGGGACTCAAGTGATTACACAGATCGGTATTATCGTCAATGACATCGAGAAGGTTTCAGCAAGCTATGCCAAATTCTTTGGCATTGAGCAGCCGCAGTGGTTCTGGACGGACACTGTCGATCTTGCGCAGACTGAATTCAATGGTGAATTATCAGAAGCACGTGCTAAGCTGGCCTTCTTCGATTGTGGACAGTTGCAGATAGAACTAATCGAGCCTGACCATAACCCTTCAACTTGGCGGGAGTTCCTGGATAAGGAAGGGGAAGGTGTCCACCATATCGCTTTTTCAATTAAAGGTATGAAAGAGAAGATCGAACTGCTGCATTCCAAGAACATGCCATTAATTCAAAAAGGTGAATTCACAGGCGGACGTTATGCCTATATCGACACCTTTAGTGAGTTGAAAGTACTGACTGAATTGCTGGAAAATGATAAATAA
- a CDS encoding ADP-ribosylglycohydrolase family protein, producing the protein MTLHLDRYQGCLNGLAIGDALGTTVEFKPPGTFAPVQDIVGGGVFDLKPGQWTDDTSMALCLAESLLEKQDFDPVDQMARYVKWFREGYLSSTGVCFDIGNSTRAALQHFEATGEGYSGSMDPRAAGNGSIMRLAPVVMYFAEHPAKALEYAVRSSRTTHAAKECFDACRLMAAYILAGLHGQSKQEVLELHAYRERLQEGTLGRSIQNILDGSYKVKEPPDIKGSGYVVKSLEAAMWAFHKTSSFAEGVLLAVNLGDDADTTGAVYGQIAGAYYGLSGIPAEWREKLAMGELIEDYAGRLFGERAGE; encoded by the coding sequence ATGACATTACATCTGGATAGGTACCAAGGTTGCTTAAACGGCTTGGCTATTGGAGACGCTTTGGGTACAACTGTAGAATTCAAACCGCCCGGAACGTTTGCGCCAGTACAGGATATTGTCGGTGGCGGGGTGTTCGATCTAAAGCCGGGACAATGGACTGATGATACCTCAATGGCGCTCTGCCTGGCGGAAAGCCTGCTTGAGAAACAGGACTTTGATCCCGTCGATCAAATGGCGAGATACGTAAAATGGTTCCGCGAAGGCTATTTAAGCAGCACCGGCGTGTGCTTCGATATCGGAAACTCCACACGTGCGGCGCTGCAGCACTTTGAAGCTACTGGCGAAGGTTACAGCGGATCAATGGACCCCCGTGCAGCCGGCAATGGCTCCATCATGCGCTTGGCGCCTGTAGTCATGTACTTTGCAGAGCATCCGGCCAAGGCGTTGGAGTATGCCGTGCGAAGCTCAAGAACAACCCACGCCGCCAAGGAATGTTTCGACGCCTGCCGCTTAATGGCCGCCTACATCCTCGCTGGCCTGCACGGCCAGAGCAAGCAAGAGGTTCTGGAGCTGCACGCTTACCGCGAAAGGTTGCAGGAGGGGACACTGGGTCGCAGCATCCAGAACATTCTGGATGGGTCCTATAAAGTCAAAGAACCGCCAGACATCAAAGGCTCAGGATATGTTGTGAAATCACTGGAAGCGGCGATGTGGGCCTTCCATAAAACCTCCAGCTTCGCCGAAGGCGTCTTGCTCGCCGTCAACCTGGGCGATGACGCCGACACTACCGGCGCTGTATATGGCCAAATCGCCGGAGCCTATTATGGGCTCAGCGGCATTCCGGCAGAGTGGAGAGAGAAGCTTGCTATGGGGGAGCTGATTGAGGATTATGCGGGGCGGTTGTTTGGGGAGCGGGCTGGGGAGTGA
- a CDS encoding response regulator transcription factor produces MKSILIVEDEEAIARVLSAYLKKAGFSVTRAADGIAALEAFAESPPSLILLDIMLPNMDGFELLGLIREKSSCPVIMLTAKDGINDRLAGLDGGADDYMSKPFIPEEVVARVNAVLRRPSQWSDGSRKRHFGSLFIDYSARCLFLNGAEVNLSPRDMSVLLFLAERPNQICTREQLIEHVWEMDYEGSDRAVDLSIKRVRQALSHWPASEGEIRTLRGTGYQLWTT; encoded by the coding sequence ATGAAATCCATTCTGATAGTCGAGGACGAAGAAGCGATCGCCAGAGTCCTCAGTGCCTATCTCAAAAAAGCAGGCTTCAGCGTCACCCGGGCTGCGGACGGTATAGCAGCGCTGGAGGCCTTTGCAGAATCTCCTCCATCGCTTATCCTGCTAGATATTATGCTGCCAAATATGGACGGCTTCGAGCTGCTGGGCCTGATCCGGGAGAAGAGCAGCTGTCCGGTGATCATGCTGACAGCAAAGGACGGCATTAACGACCGGCTGGCGGGATTGGACGGCGGTGCCGACGATTATATGTCTAAGCCTTTTATTCCGGAGGAGGTAGTAGCCCGCGTGAATGCAGTGCTGCGCCGCCCCTCGCAGTGGTCTGACGGCAGCCGCAAGCGGCATTTCGGCAGCTTGTTCATCGACTACAGCGCGCGCTGCCTCTTTCTGAACGGCGCCGAGGTCAACCTCAGTCCTCGCGATATGTCCGTGCTGCTATTCTTAGCCGAACGGCCGAATCAGATTTGTACAAGGGAACAGCTAATCGAGCATGTGTGGGAGATGGATTACGAAGGAAGTGACCGGGCGGTGGACCTCTCCATCAAAAGAGTACGCCAAGCGCTGTCTCACTGGCCAGCAAGTGAGGGAGAGATTCGTACACTAAGGGGGACGGGGTACCAATTATGGACAACCTAA